A region of Candidatus Glassbacteria bacterium DNA encodes the following proteins:
- a CDS encoding 6,7-dimethyl-8-ribityllumazine synthase: MPKYVEGKMDARGKRVALVVSRFNELITSRLADGAVDALVRHGAADNDIAVFRVPGSLEISPVARKLALSGKYDAVIAIGAVIRGDTPHFDYIAAEVAKGIAQTSLEAEIPVVFGVLTTDSLDQALERAGAKAGNKGAEAAMSAIEMMSLYGGGEI, from the coding sequence ATGCCAAAGTATGTTGAAGGTAAAATGGACGCCCGGGGCAAGCGGGTGGCGCTGGTGGTTTCACGGTTCAATGAGTTGATCACCTCGCGGCTGGCCGACGGAGCGGTGGATGCGCTGGTTCGTCACGGCGCCGCCGACAATGACATCGCAGTCTTCCGGGTCCCCGGATCGCTCGAGATCAGCCCGGTTGCCCGCAAACTGGCCCTGTCCGGCAAGTATGACGCGGTTATCGCGATCGGCGCGGTGATCCGCGGCGACACGCCCCATTTCGATTATATCGCCGCCGAGGTGGCCAAGGGGATCGCCCAGACCTCGCTGGAAGCCGAAATCCCGGTGGTGTTCGGCGTGCTGACCACCGACTCGCTCGACCAGGCGCTCGAGCGCGCCGGGGCCAAGGCGGGCAACAAGGGCGCGGAAGCCGCGATGAGCGCTATCGAGATGATGAGCCTTTACGGCGGCGGCGAAATTTGA
- a CDS encoding glycosyltransferase family 2 protein, with protein sequence MSQNDDGRGQAAESGFTLSVVMPVYNEIRTIEEILRRVLAVDIEKEIVVVDDGSTDGTREYLRKLDDPRIRVFFQETNQGKGAAVRKGIAEAAGDVIVIQDADLEYDPEEYCRLLEPIVDGRADVVFGSRFRGSTVRVHMFWHSVANTLLTLLSNMFTNLNLTDMEVCYKMFRSQVIKNIKLRSNGFGFEPEVTAKVARMKCRIYETPISYSGRDYSEGKKIGWKDAVTAVAAIIYFRFFD encoded by the coding sequence ATGTCACAAAACGATGATGGCCGTGGACAGGCTGCCGAGAGCGGCTTTACGCTTTCCGTGGTGATGCCTGTCTATAATGAAATCCGTACGATCGAAGAGATCCTGCGCAGGGTGCTGGCGGTCGATATCGAAAAGGAAATAGTCGTGGTGGACGACGGCAGCACCGACGGGACCCGCGAGTACCTTCGCAAGCTGGACGACCCGCGGATCAGGGTTTTTTTCCAGGAAACCAACCAGGGCAAGGGGGCGGCCGTGCGCAAGGGTATCGCCGAGGCGGCCGGTGACGTGATCGTCATTCAGGACGCGGACCTGGAATACGATCCCGAGGAATACTGCCGTCTGCTGGAGCCGATAGTTGACGGCCGCGCCGATGTCGTGTTCGGCAGCCGTTTCCGCGGCAGTACTGTCCGGGTACACATGTTCTGGCACTCGGTGGCCAACACGCTTCTGACCCTGCTCTCAAACATGTTTACCAACCTGAACCTGACGGATATGGAAGTCTGTTACAAGATGTTCCGCAGCCAGGTGATCAAGAATATCAAGCTGCGCTCGAACGGCTTCGGGTTTGAACCAGAGGTCACGGCCAAAGTGGCCAGGATGAAATGCCGGATTTACGAAACTCCTATTTCCTACTCCGGCCGCGATTACAGCGAAGGAAAGAAAATCGGTTGGAAAGATGCGGTCACGGCGGTGGCTGCTATCATCTATTTTCGGTTCTTTGACTGA
- a CDS encoding decaprenyl-phosphate phosphoribosyltransferase, with the protein MIRELIKSMRPVHWSKNLLVFAGLLFAGKATDPELLLHSITAFVSFCLVSSFVYIFNDLKDAAQDRLHPLKKDRPIASGRIGGIGVRLFGAALGCVGLGLACLLPDGSRIVIFGYLLLNILYSVWLKQVVILDVMTIAAGFVLRVLAGTLAIGVETSHWLLICTFLLSLFMGFGKRRSELMLLEESATGHRGVLAHYSQYFLDQMIAVVAPGTLVCYVLYTVSPETVIKVGGTGLLVTVPLVIYGIFRYLYLIHERKQGGDPAVLLVRDPWLLASVAGWVVAVWLVIY; encoded by the coding sequence GTGATTCGCGAGTTGATTAAATCCATGCGGCCGGTGCACTGGTCCAAGAACCTGCTGGTGTTCGCCGGGCTGCTGTTCGCCGGTAAAGCTACCGATCCGGAACTTTTGCTGCACTCGATTACCGCGTTTGTCTCGTTCTGTCTGGTCTCCTCATTCGTTTACATCTTTAATGACCTGAAAGATGCCGCGCAGGATCGTCTGCACCCACTCAAAAAGGACCGTCCGATTGCATCGGGAAGGATCGGCGGAATCGGGGTCAGGCTTTTCGGAGCGGCGCTGGGCTGCGTGGGACTGGGGCTTGCATGTCTTCTGCCGGATGGTTCAAGAATAGTAATATTCGGCTACTTGCTGTTAAATATTTTGTACTCAGTCTGGCTGAAGCAAGTTGTGATACTTGATGTGATGACTATCGCCGCCGGCTTTGTCCTCCGCGTGCTGGCCGGAACGCTGGCTATCGGGGTCGAGACCAGCCACTGGCTGCTGATCTGCACGTTCCTGCTCTCCCTGTTCATGGGTTTCGGCAAGCGGCGCAGCGAGCTGATGCTGCTGGAGGAGAGCGCCACGGGTCATCGCGGTGTCCTGGCCCATTACAGCCAGTATTTTCTGGACCAGATGATCGCTGTGGTGGCTCCCGGAACCCTGGTCTGCTACGTGCTCTATACGGTCAGCCCGGAGACGGTGATCAAAGTGGGCGGCACCGGACTGCTGGTAACTGTACCGTTAGTGATTTACGGAATTTTCCGCTACCTGTACCTGATCCACGAGCGCAAGCAGGGCGGCGACCCGGCGGTCCTGCTCGTGCGCGACCCGTGGCTGCTGGCGTCGGTTGCAGGCTGGGTGGTTGCGGTCTGGCTGGTTATTTATTAA
- a CDS encoding glycosyltransferase family 2 protein yields MTQSETKPDVSVLVPAFNERENITELVAELCAMFDRHGLDGEIVLVDDGSTDGTYELARGIAAGEPRLRLLRHRTNLGKAEAMQTGNDESRADRVVLYDADMQHSPEDIPRFLAKMDEGYDVVCGRKVGSYTKRFVSGIYNWISRRLFKVPVHDLNSMKSFLRQALAETPLRHDWHRFFVVLVYNKGYRVGELEIELLPRRRGISKYTGSWRAVVGLLDLVSVRFLISFGQKPMTLFGSGGLLMLVLAFVTGCVALYFRFALQQGYRPLLYLVILFALGGGVLFTLGFVTELLGQLFDRLDRLEEFMRRIRKKDE; encoded by the coding sequence ATGACTCAGAGCGAGACAAAGCCGGACGTCTCGGTGTTGGTCCCGGCTTTCAACGAGCGCGAAAATATCACGGAGCTGGTTGCCGAATTGTGCGCCATGTTCGACAGGCACGGCCTGGACGGTGAAATTGTGCTGGTCGATGACGGCAGCACGGACGGCACTTACGAACTTGCGCGCGGAATCGCCGCCGGCGAACCGCGCCTTCGCCTGTTGCGCCACCGGACCAACCTGGGCAAGGCCGAGGCGATGCAGACGGGCAACGATGAAAGCCGCGCCGACAGGGTAGTGCTCTATGACGCCGACATGCAGCACTCTCCGGAGGATATCCCCCGGTTCCTGGCCAAAATGGACGAGGGATACGATGTCGTCTGCGGCCGCAAGGTCGGCAGCTACACCAAGCGGTTTGTCTCAGGAATTTACAACTGGATTTCGCGGCGGCTGTTCAAGGTGCCGGTGCATGATCTTAACTCGATGAAATCGTTCCTGCGCCAGGCTTTAGCCGAAACACCCCTGCGCCACGACTGGCACCGCTTTTTTGTCGTACTGGTCTATAACAAAGGCTACCGTGTCGGCGAACTGGAGATCGAGCTGCTGCCGCGCCGCCGTGGAATTTCGAAATACACCGGCTCCTGGCGGGCCGTGGTCGGCCTGCTCGATCTGGTCAGTGTCAGGTTCCTGATCAGTTTCGGCCAGAAGCCGATGACCCTCTTCGGCAGCGGCGGCCTGTTGATGCTGGTGCTCGCTTTCGTCACCGGTTGTGTGGCGCTGTATTTCAGGTTTGCGCTCCAGCAGGGATACCGTCCGCTGCTCTACCTGGTGATTCTGTTCGCCCTGGGCGGCGGCGTGCTCTTTACGCTGGGTTTTGTCACGGAGCTGCTCGGCCAGTTGTTCGACCGCCTGGACCGGCTCGAGGAATTCATGCGCAGGATCAGGAAGAAAGATGAATGA
- the ribB gene encoding 3,4-dihydroxy-2-butanone-4-phosphate synthase, with the protein MAPIEDVIEQMRTGGMAILVDDERRENEGDLIFAAEHVSPEKINFLATKGRGLICVPLSEQRADELNLIQMVGEDQNTEAQGTSFTVSVDVKAGTTTGISAHDRAATVKALCNNRSRSSDFNRPGHIFPLRAREGGVLRRAGHTEATVDLARLAGMQPIGVLCEIMDEDGTMARLPRLFEFGREHNLPVASIQDLIRYRQSREKIVQCTARTVLPTACGKFDMHLYETTYSNESHLALVCGPVAGKSDVLVRVHSSCLTGDALGSLRCDCRYQLNTAMQMVQQEGLGVVVYLNQEGRGIGLAPKIKAYALQDKGLDTIQANLELGFAGDEREYGVGIQILKDLGLSSVRLLTNNPKKVDAFIYGGYGLSVTEQVPLEQDPNDYNRRYLETKREQMGHRLFKVGEQDKQEIK; encoded by the coding sequence ATGGCACCGATTGAAGACGTAATCGAACAGATGCGTACCGGCGGCATGGCAATCCTGGTCGATGACGAGCGGCGCGAGAACGAGGGCGACCTGATTTTCGCCGCCGAGCACGTCAGCCCGGAAAAAATCAATTTCCTGGCCACGAAAGGCCGCGGGCTGATCTGCGTGCCGTTGTCCGAGCAGAGGGCTGACGAGCTGAATCTGATCCAGATGGTGGGAGAGGACCAGAACACGGAAGCCCAGGGGACCTCGTTCACGGTCAGCGTTGATGTCAAGGCCGGCACCACCACCGGTATCTCGGCCCACGACCGGGCCGCAACGGTTAAAGCCCTGTGCAACAACCGCTCCAGGTCGTCGGATTTCAACAGGCCCGGACATATCTTCCCCCTGCGCGCCCGCGAGGGCGGGGTTCTGCGCAGGGCCGGGCACACGGAGGCCACTGTCGATCTGGCGCGGCTGGCCGGCATGCAGCCGATCGGAGTGCTTTGCGAGATCATGGACGAGGACGGCACGATGGCCCGTCTGCCGCGCCTCTTCGAGTTCGGCCGCGAGCATAATCTGCCGGTGGCCTCGATCCAGGACCTGATCCGCTACCGCCAGAGCCGCGAGAAGATTGTCCAGTGCACGGCCCGGACGGTGCTGCCCACGGCCTGCGGTAAGTTCGACATGCATCTCTACGAGACCACCTACAGCAACGAGAGCCACCTGGCGCTAGTCTGCGGGCCGGTGGCCGGCAAGAGCGACGTGCTGGTGCGCGTGCACAGCAGCTGCCTGACCGGCGACGCCTTGGGCAGCCTTCGCTGCGACTGCCGCTACCAGCTCAACACGGCCATGCAGATGGTGCAGCAGGAGGGCCTGGGAGTGGTGGTCTATCTCAACCAGGAGGGGCGGGGGATCGGCCTGGCCCCCAAGATCAAGGCCTACGCGCTTCAGGACAAGGGGTTGGATACGATCCAGGCCAATCTCGAGCTGGGCTTTGCCGGCGACGAGCGCGAATACGGCGTGGGAATTCAGATTCTCAAGGACCTGGGCTTGAGCAGCGTCCGTCTGCTGACCAACAATCCCAAGAAGGTCGACGCTTTTATTTACGGCGGCTACGGACTGAGCGTGACCGAGCAGGTGCCGCTGGAGCAGGACCCCAACGACTACAACCGACGTTACCTGGAAACCAAGCGGGAACAGATGGGGCACCGCTTGTTCAAGGTCGGCGAGCAGGACAAACAGGAAATCAAGTAA
- a CDS encoding DUF362 domain-containing protein, with the protein MSKSKVAVLKTSPHTVLDDYCRLAELACMPDALDNSARTIIKDNISWHFLYPGANTTPWQMEGSIRALRAMGCDDLVCVQNDTVVTDALMGERLNRYVGVLERYGVPTLYNFRKEDIAWEVYRPKGKMLVLDDIFPEGITIPREFMGTNIVHLPTVKTHIYTTTTGAMKNAFGGLLNRKRHYTHSRIHETLVDLLRIQQEIHSGIFALVDGTTCGSGPGPRTMVPVEADLIVAGSDSVAVDAVSARMMGFDPLRIGYIRIAHEQGLGTGDPREIEVVGEDVSGIDMQFPVGDNMASRVGDLFWFSPLKVLQRLLFHTPLVYLFVFGSYVYHDKLWYRFRGKPVVKRWLNESKWGKLFQQY; encoded by the coding sequence ATGAGCAAATCGAAAGTGGCGGTTCTGAAAACATCTCCGCACACGGTGCTCGACGATTACTGCCGTCTCGCGGAGCTGGCCTGTATGCCGGATGCGCTGGACAACTCGGCGCGGACAATCATCAAAGACAATATCTCCTGGCATTTCCTGTATCCGGGGGCCAATACCACGCCCTGGCAGATGGAGGGTTCGATCCGGGCCCTGCGGGCGATGGGCTGTGATGATCTGGTCTGCGTGCAGAACGACACGGTGGTTACTGATGCGCTCATGGGCGAGCGGCTTAACCGGTATGTCGGTGTGCTGGAGCGCTACGGCGTGCCTACCCTCTACAACTTCCGTAAAGAAGATATTGCCTGGGAGGTCTATCGCCCGAAGGGTAAAATGCTCGTGCTGGACGATATCTTCCCGGAGGGAATCACGATTCCCCGGGAGTTCATGGGGACGAATATCGTCCATCTGCCCACGGTCAAGACCCATATCTACACCACCACCACGGGGGCGATGAAGAACGCGTTCGGCGGGCTGCTCAACCGGAAACGTCACTACACCCACAGTCGTATCCACGAGACCCTGGTGGACCTGCTGCGGATTCAGCAGGAAATCCACAGCGGTATTTTCGCCCTGGTGGATGGAACGACCTGCGGCAGCGGGCCCGGCCCCCGCACGATGGTCCCGGTGGAGGCCGACCTGATTGTCGCAGGTTCCGACAGTGTGGCTGTCGATGCGGTTTCGGCCCGGATGATGGGTTTCGACCCGCTGCGGATCGGCTATATCAGGATCGCCCACGAACAGGGACTTGGTACGGGGGACCCGCGGGAAATAGAGGTTGTGGGGGAAGATGTCTCCGGAATCGACATGCAATTCCCGGTGGGGGACAACATGGCCAGCCGCGTGGGCGACCTGTTCTGGTTCAGCCCGTTGAAAGTGCTGCAGCGCCTGTTGTTCCACACGCCCCTGGTCTATCTTTTCGTATTCGGCAGCTACGTTTACCACGACAAGCTGTGGTACCGGTTCAGGGGTAAACCGGTGGTGAAACGCTGGCTGAACGAATCGAAATGGGGGAAGCTGTTTCAGCAGTATTGA
- a CDS encoding glycosyltransferase family 4 protein, which translates to MEYRILLINWRDIAHPEAGGAEVHAHEIFRRLAAAGHQVTFLTCAWPGCEPETEIDGIKIIRGGSNMTFNYSVPGLMKKLDVERNFDIVVEDVNKIPFRTPRHTRLPRLILFHHLFGATIFREAVFPVALYVWLWERMIPRFYRGEWVQAVSQDTRSELVDNGFDPERIKVVYNGIDTTVYTPPNHAAVTVGAEEPYLLYMGRIKRYKRLDLILDAFVRALHTGLEGRVRLIFAGAGNDYPRLRKRADELGIDGRTSFLGRVSEEQKTDLLRHALCVLNPSPKEGWGITNMEAAACGTPVVASRSPGLRESVHDGRTGYLFTPGDVAQFSARIVQVATDPDLRRRMGAAAREFAESLSWEESARQTETYLEQIIRHRG; encoded by the coding sequence ATGGAATACAGGATCCTGCTGATAAACTGGCGCGATATCGCCCACCCGGAAGCCGGCGGCGCCGAGGTCCACGCCCACGAGATTTTCCGTCGCCTGGCAGCAGCCGGCCACCAGGTTACGTTCCTCACCTGCGCCTGGCCCGGTTGCGAGCCGGAAACCGAGATCGACGGGATCAAGATAATCCGCGGCGGCAGCAACATGACGTTCAACTATTCGGTGCCCGGACTGATGAAGAAACTGGATGTCGAGCGCAACTTCGACATCGTGGTCGAGGATGTCAACAAGATCCCCTTCCGCACTCCCCGCCATACCCGGCTCCCCCGTCTGATCCTGTTCCACCACCTCTTCGGCGCAACGATATTCCGCGAGGCTGTGTTTCCCGTGGCGCTCTATGTCTGGCTCTGGGAACGGATGATCCCCCGCTTTTACCGCGGCGAATGGGTGCAGGCTGTCAGCCAGGACACGCGCTCCGAGCTGGTCGATAACGGGTTCGACCCCGAACGGATCAAGGTGGTTTATAACGGGATCGATACGACGGTCTACACCCCTCCCAACCACGCAGCCGTAACAGTCGGCGCAGAGGAGCCATACCTGCTGTACATGGGCCGGATCAAGCGCTACAAGCGGCTGGACTTGATCCTGGACGCTTTCGTCAGGGCGCTGCACACGGGGCTCGAGGGCCGGGTGCGGCTGATTTTCGCCGGTGCGGGTAACGATTACCCCCGGCTGCGAAAGCGTGCCGACGAGCTGGGAATCGATGGCCGGACGAGCTTCCTGGGACGGGTTTCCGAGGAGCAGAAGACAGACCTGTTGCGTCACGCCCTCTGCGTGCTTAACCCCTCGCCCAAGGAGGGCTGGGGAATTACCAACATGGAGGCTGCCGCCTGCGGCACGCCGGTGGTGGCCAGCCGTTCGCCGGGACTTCGCGAGTCGGTGCACGACGGCCGCACGGGCTATCTGTTCACTCCCGGCGACGTGGCCCAGTTTTCGGCGCGGATAGTACAGGTGGCCACCGACCCGGATTTGCGCAGGAGGATGGGCGCGGCGGCCCGTGAGTTCGCCGAAAGCCTGAGCTGGGAGGAGTCCGCGCGCCAGACTGAAACCTATCTTGAACAGATTATCCGGCACAGAGGCTGA
- the nusB gene encoding transcription antitermination factor NusB, translating to MKKRTKSRTWAVQVAYTMHLSDEPGEVILRDFFRWRRIGEQNRELTVRLVVELEKHLDEVDGAIAGFLKNWSPDRLARLDRIILRLGVAELLYLDDIPPKVTINEYVELARLFGTDESPRFVNGVLDAVRRERLTDLADTGAAGEEGRS from the coding sequence ATGAAGAAACGCACCAAGTCCAGGACATGGGCCGTGCAGGTGGCCTACACCATGCATCTCAGCGATGAGCCCGGCGAGGTTATTCTGCGGGACTTCTTCCGCTGGCGCAGGATCGGCGAACAGAACCGGGAACTCACGGTTCGCCTGGTCGTGGAACTGGAAAAACACCTGGACGAGGTAGACGGTGCGATCGCCGGTTTTCTCAAAAACTGGTCGCCCGACAGACTGGCCAGGCTGGACAGGATTATCCTCCGTCTGGGCGTGGCCGAGCTGCTTTATCTCGACGATATCCCTCCCAAAGTCACAATCAACGAATACGTTGAACTGGCCCGGCTCTTCGGTACCGATGAGTCGCCCCGCTTTGTCAACGGGGTGCTGGATGCAGTACGCAGGGAAAGGTTGACCGACCTCGCCGATACCGGCGCCGCGGGAGAGGAGGGCCGCTCCTGA